One window from the genome of Anolis sagrei isolate rAnoSag1 chromosome 4, rAnoSag1.mat, whole genome shotgun sequence encodes:
- the LOC132773933 gene encoding protein zyg-11 homolog B-like isoform X2: MVRFLHIQNRQRAPLTLCGDCPAVQAEASPYSLVDICLNALVADLGKFCVERPDGSLCLKESERLPQEVADRLLQIMAYRELLNDGTVGIFRGNQMRLKQACIRKAKISAQSFKKAFCHHKLVELDAAGMNAAVTITDVVHGLGSSTWIQNNLQCLVLDSLTLSSTNPYERCFSQLSGLRSLSITNVLFHNEDLAEVASLPKLESLDISNTSVTNITALLACKNQLKSLTMHSLKCLKMSAPAFLAVIRELEHLIHLDISVEQHSTSTIPCRLLEQKDILPNLVSLDISGSRNITDEAVEAFVRQHPRMRFVGLLGTEAGYTEFLSGEGALKVSGGENEMQISEALKRYSERACFVKEAFFHLFTQTCFLRITKPEILKLVIIGMRNHPLDLAVQLTASACALNLTRQGLAADMPVRLLSNVIQLLLKAMETFPEQQQIQKNCLLSLSNVRILQDVPFNSFAAAKFVVQWLCNQENQHIQRIAVNIISILALKLSDEQAAQLTSEFYIVVGKLLEIIEQKTNQIELDTTFHFTLSALWNLTDESPTTCHHFIDNKGLELFMRVLETFSSDSCIQHKVLGLLLYFVFCHIRIT; encoded by the exons ATGGTGCGGTTCCTGCATATCCAGAACCGGCAGCGAGCGCCGCTGACCCTCTGCGGAGACTGCCCCGCCGTGCAG GCTGAAGCATCGCCATATTCTCTCGTTGACATCTGCTTGAATGCCTTAGTTGCAGATTTGGGAAAATTCTGTGTAGAAAGGCCAGATGGGTCATTGTGCCTCAAAGAATCTGAACGGCTTCCTCAAGAAGTGGCTGATCGATTGCTACAGATAATGGCATATCGAG AGCTGCTTAATGATGGTACAGTGGGCATCTTCCGGGGAAACCAAATGCGTTTGAAGCAGGCTTGTATCCGCAAAGCAAAAATCTCAGCCCAGTCCTTTAAGAAGGCCTTCTGTCATCATAAACTAGTGGAACTTGATGCTGCAGGAATGAATGCTGCTGTTACTATTACGGATGTGGTGCATGGACTGGGCAGCAGTACGTGGATCCAGAACAACCTTCAGTGCCTTGTTTTAGACTCATTAACTCTGTCCTCTACAAATCCGTATGAAAGGTGTTTTAGTCAGTTATCTGGTCTTCGCTCTCTGAGCATTACAAATGTCCTTTTCCACAATGAAGATCTAGCTGAGGTTGCTTCTCTGCCAAAATTAGAAAGCTTGGACATATCCAACACTTCTGTTACGAATATAACTGCCCTCCTTGCTTGCAAGAATCAACTGAAGTCTCTAACTATGCATAGTCTGAAATGCTTGAAAATGTCTGCCCCAGCATTCTTAGCTGTAATAAGAGAACTGGAACATCTGATCCATCTTGATATCTCAGTTGAACAGCATTCCACATCAACCATTCCCTGTCGTTTGCTAGAGCAAAAAGACATTCTTCCCAATCTTGTGTCTCTCGATATTTCTGGAAGTAGGAACATTACAGATGAGGCTGTGGAAGCATTTGTCAGACAACATCCAAGAATGCGTTTTGTGGGATTGCTAGGAACTGAAGCTGGATACACAGAGTTCCTTTCAGGAGAGGGAGCCTTGAag GTATCGGGAggagaaaatgaaatgcagattTCAGAAGCCTTGAAACGCTACAGCGAAAGAGCATGTTTTGTGAAGGAGGCTTTCTTTCATCTTTTTACACAGACATGTTTTCTGAGAATTACAAAACCTGAAATTCTAAAG CTTGTGATTATTGGAATGAGAAACCACCCTTTGGACTTGGCAGTACAGTTGACTGCGAGTGCCTGTGCCCTCAACTTAACTAGACAAGGCTTAGCAGCAGACATGCCGGTTCGTCTGCTCTCCAATGTAATCCAGTTGTTGCTAAAAGCTATGGAAACATTTCCTGAACAGCAGCAG aTTCAGAAAAACTGTCTTCTTTCATTATCCAATGTCAGGATTTTGCAAGATGTTCCATTTAACAG ctTTGCAGCTGCCAAATTTGTTGTTCAGTGGTTGTGTAATCAAGAAAATCAACATATACAAAGGATTGCAGTTAATATTATCTCTATCCTGGCACTTAag CTTTCTGATGAACAAGCAGCACAACTTACGTCAGAGTTCTACATTGTAGTTGGG AAACTTCTTGAAATAATTGAACAGAAAACCAATCAGATTGAATTGGATACAACTTTCCATTTTACGCTGAGTGCCCTTTGGAATCTCACAGATGAATCTCCAACGACCTGCCATCACTTCATTGATAACAAAGGATTAGAACTTTTCATGAGAGTTTTAGAG ACATTTTCTTCTGATTCTTGTATACAGCACAAAGTCCTTGGCCTTCTG
- the ZYG11B gene encoding protein zyg-11 homolog B: protein MEEASPYSLLDICLNYLTSDLEKFCAERQDGTLCLQEPGIFPQEVADRLLRTMAFHGLLNEATVGIFRGNQMRLKRACIRKAKISAVAFRKAFCHHKLVELDATGVNADITITDIISGLGSNKWIQQNLQCLVLNSLTLSLEDPYERCFSQLTGLRALSITNVLFYNEDLADVASLPRLESLDISNTSVTDITALLACKDRLKSLTMHHLKCLKMTTTQILDVIRELKFLNHLDISDDKQFTSDIALRLLEQKDILPNLISLDISGRKHVTDEAVETFVKQRPSMQFVGLLATDAGFSLFLTGDGNLKVSGEANEIQICEALKRYSERAFFVREALFHLFSHTHIMEKTKPEILKLVVIGMRNHPLNLPVQLAASACVFNLTKQDLATGMPVRLLADVTHLLLKAMEHFPNHQQLQKNCLLSLCSDRILQDVPFNRFEAAKLVMQWLCNHEDQNMQRMAVAIISILAAKLSTEQTAQLGAELFIVRQLLQIVKQKTNQSVVDTTLKFTLSALWNLTDESPTTCRHFIENQGLELFMKVLECFPSESSIQQKVLGLLNNIAEVNELHSELMWKDFIDHISKLLHSVEVEVSYFAAGIIAHLISRGEQAWTLSRSQRTSLLEELHSAILNWPTPECEMVAYRSFNPFFPLLGCFMTPGVQLWAVWAMQHVCSKNPTRYCSMLIEEGGLHHLFNIKQNSQTDPDVQRIAISILDSLEKHILRHGRPPPPPC from the exons GAAGAGGCTTCACCATATTCTTTGCTTGACATCTGCTTGAATTACCTAACTTCTGACCTAGAGAAGTTCTGTGCAGAGAGACAGGATGGGACATTATGTTTGCAAGAGCCTGGGATATTCCCACAAGAAGTGGCCGATCGATTGCTGCGGACAATGGCATTTCATG GACTGCTAAATGAAGCAACTGTGGGCATTTTTCGAGGCAACCAGATGCGCTTGAAAAGAGCTTGTATCCGCAAAGCCAAGATTTCTGCCGTGGCTTTTCGGAAAGCCTTCTGCCACCACAAGCTGGTGGAGCTCGATGCTACCGGGGTAAATGCAGACATTACCATCACAGATATCATCAGTGGACTTGGCAGCAATAAATGGATCCAGCAGAATCTTCAATGCCTTGTGCTGAATTCATTAACTCTTTCATTGGAAGATCCTTATGAACGGTGCTTTAGTCAGCTGACTGGTCTTCGCGCTTTGAGCATTACCAATGTTCTCTTTTACAATGAAGATCTAGCTGACGTGGCTTCACTTCCGAGATTAGAGAGCTTGGATATATCGAACACCTCTGTCACGGACATAACTGCACTTCTTGCCTGCAAGGATCGCCTCAAGTCTCTTACCATGCACCACCTGAAATGCTTGAAAATGACCACTACTCAGATTTTGGATGTCATCAGAGAGTTAAAGTTCCTGAATCATCTTGATATTTCAGATGACAAGCAGTTCACATCTGACATTGCACTTCGCTTGTTAGAACAGAAAGACATATTGCCCAATCTTATATCTTTGGACATCTCAGGAAGGAAACATGTTACTGATGAGGCTGTAGAAACATTTGTTAAACAGCGACCCTCAATGCAGTTTGTGGGGCTTTTAGCCACTGATGCTGGCTTCTCGTTATTCCTTACCGGAGACGGAAACTTGAAG GTATCTGGAGAAGCTAATGAAATTCAGATTTGCGAAGCCCTGAAGCGTTACAGTGAGCGGGCATTCTTTGTGCGAGAGGCACTCTTTCATCTTTTCAGTCACACGCATATAATggaaaaaacaaaaccagaaatcCTAAAG cttgtagttattgggatgagAAATCACCCTCTGAACTTGCCAGTGCAATTAGCAGCGAGTGCCTGTGTGTTTAACTTGACCAAACAGGATTTAGCTACAGGCATGCCTGTAAGGCTTCTGGCAGATGTTACCCACTTGCTCCTTAAGGCTATGGAGCATTTCCCCAATCACCAACAG CTGCAAAAGAACTGTCTCTTGTCATTGTGCAGTGACAGAATACTTCAGGACGTTCCATTTAACAG GTTTGAAGCTGCCAAGCTTGTCATGCAGTGGTTATGTAACCATGAAGACCAGAACATGCAGAGAATGGCAGTGGCAATCATCTCCATTCTTGCTGCAAAG CTTTCAACAGAGCAAACAGCTCAGCTTGGGGCTGAGCTCTTCATTGTCAGG caACTACTGCAAATCGTCAAGCAAAAAACGAATCAGAGTGTAGTGGACACTACGCTTAAGTTTACACTGAGTGCACTTTGGAATCTCACAGATGAGTCCCCAACCACATGTCGGCACTTTATTGAAAACCAGGGGCTGGAACTTTTCATGAAAGTCCTGGAG TGTTTTCCATCCGAATCTTCTATCCAACAAAAAGTTCTTGGCCTTTTG AACAACATAGCAGAGGTGAACGAGCTCCATTCAGAGCTCATGTGGAAAGACTTCATAGACCACATCAGTAAGCTGTTGCACAGTGTTGAAGTGGAAGTCAGTTACTTTGCGGCTGGGATCATTGCACACTTGATATCACGAGGGGAACAAGCTTGGACATTGAGTCGCAGCCAGAGAACCTCACTCCTAGAAGAGCTG CACTCTGCCATTTTGAACTGGCCTACACCAGAATGTGAAATGGTGGCATACAG GTCTTTCAACCCTTTTTTCCCTTTACTTGGCTGCTTCATGACTCCTGGGGTACAGCTGTGGGCAGTATGGGCCATGCAACACGTTTGCAGTAAAAACC CCACCAGGTACTGCAGCATGCTGATTGAAGAAGGTGGATTGCATCACTTATTCAACATCAAACAAAACAGCCAGACTGATCCAGATGTTCAACGAATTGCTATCTCAATCCTAGATAGTttagaaaaacatattttgaggCATGGGcgaccccctcctcctccttgttaa